In a genomic window of Verrucomicrobiia bacterium:
- a CDS encoding DNA-directed RNA polymerase subunit alpha, whose product MPVRLGRFEMPKRLTKEDTTATETYAKFIAEPFETGYGHTVGNSLRRVLLSSLEGAAISSIKVDGAMHEFATIEGVVEDVTDIVLNLKKVLFRSHSRDPQTLMLSVNKEGEVTAADIQLNQNLELVNPSQHICTLDKKKKFEMELEIKVGRGFLPGDENKKPNQAIGVVAIDSLFSPVTRVRYAVENARVGQRTDYDRLLLEIWTDGRISPDDALTQASAILQHHLDVFVGYDKNAVEFEEVVDKQDEEKTKLKKLLNMSVNEIELSVRAANCLNNANITTVGQLAMKSEQEMLKYRNFGKKSLNEIKEKLAALGLTLGMAFEPDLLEAPKEEITTITR is encoded by the coding sequence ATGCCAGTACGTTTAGGACGGTTCGAAATGCCCAAGCGGTTGACCAAGGAAGACACGACCGCGACGGAAACCTACGCCAAATTCATTGCCGAGCCATTTGAAACCGGTTACGGCCATACGGTGGGCAACTCGCTGCGGCGGGTGCTGCTCTCTTCGTTGGAAGGGGCCGCCATCAGCTCGATCAAAGTTGATGGCGCCATGCACGAATTTGCCACCATCGAGGGCGTTGTTGAAGATGTCACCGATATCGTGCTCAATTTGAAAAAGGTGCTCTTCCGTTCGCATAGCCGCGATCCGCAGACCTTGATGCTTTCGGTCAATAAAGAGGGTGAAGTGACCGCTGCCGACATCCAGCTCAACCAGAACCTCGAACTGGTCAACCCCAGCCAGCACATCTGCACTTTGGACAAGAAGAAAAAGTTTGAGATGGAGCTCGAAATCAAAGTCGGACGCGGCTTTCTGCCTGGGGATGAAAACAAAAAGCCTAACCAGGCCATCGGCGTCGTCGCGATTGACTCGCTTTTTTCACCGGTGACACGCGTCCGCTACGCCGTCGAAAACGCCCGCGTCGGGCAGCGCACGGATTATGATCGGCTGCTGCTGGAGATTTGGACCGACGGGCGCATCTCGCCCGATGACGCGTTGACGCAAGCCTCTGCCATCCTGCAGCATCATCTCGATGTATTCGTTGGGTATGATAAGAACGCCGTCGAATTCGAAGAGGTGGTCGATAAACAGGACGAAGAGAAGACCAAACTCAAGAAACTGCTCAATATGAGCGTAAACGAAATCGAGTTGAGCGTCCGGGCAGCCAATTGTTTGAACAACGCCAATATCACAACGGTTGGCCAGTTAGCGATGAAGAGCGAGCAGGAAATGCTGAAGTATCGTAACTTCGGCAAGAAATCGCTCAATGAAATAAAAGAGAAACTGGCGGCGTTGGGTCTGACCCTGGGCATGGCCTTCGAGCCCGACCTGCTCGAAGCGCCCAAAGAAGAGATCACCACCATCACGCGATAA
- a CDS encoding ABC transporter ATP-binding protein, whose protein sequence is MPTVPPLPAVQTQGLTRMYGNIAALYGLDLIVNKGDLFGFIGSNGAGKTTTLRILATFLAPSAGQARVLGHDVVRDANAVRHVIGYMPDFFGVYKDMEVTEYLDFFGACYKIPTTQREKTVNDVLELVGLSEKKGSLIGALSRGMQQRLGLARVLIHDPQVLLLDEPASGLDPRARIEMMAILQELQRLGKTIIISSHILSELQTLCNRVAIIEKGKLIYSGPVQGVRDQMTQGCVLWVRVSSDQSQAIELLKARPEIADVAVTDGELKITLTGANIDHSIVADVLVRGGAKLIELREDEIGLEEVFLRVTRGETQ, encoded by the coding sequence ATGCCTACCGTCCCTCCACTCCCAGCCGTCCAAACCCAGGGCTTGACCCGCATGTATGGGAACATCGCTGCCCTCTACGGCCTGGATTTAATCGTCAACAAAGGCGATTTGTTCGGGTTCATTGGCTCCAACGGCGCCGGCAAAACGACCACCTTGCGCATCCTCGCCACCTTTCTGGCCCCATCGGCCGGCCAGGCCCGTGTCCTCGGCCATGACGTCGTGCGCGATGCCAATGCCGTCCGCCATGTCATCGGCTACATGCCCGACTTCTTCGGCGTGTACAAGGACATGGAAGTAACCGAGTATCTCGATTTCTTCGGCGCTTGTTATAAAATCCCAACTACCCAAAGGGAAAAGACCGTCAATGACGTCCTCGAGTTGGTCGGGTTGAGCGAGAAAAAAGGCTCGCTCATCGGCGCTCTGAGCCGGGGCATGCAACAGCGGTTGGGGCTCGCCCGCGTCCTCATTCATGACCCACAGGTGTTGCTCCTGGACGAGCCGGCCAGCGGCCTGGACCCTCGCGCCCGCATCGAGATGATGGCCATCCTCCAGGAACTCCAGCGCCTCGGAAAAACCATCATCATCTCCTCCCACATCCTCAGCGAACTTCAAACCCTCTGCAACCGCGTCGCCATCATTGAAAAAGGAAAGCTCATCTATAGCGGCCCCGTCCAGGGTGTCCGGGACCAGATGACCCAAGGTTGCGTGCTCTGGGTTAGGGTTTCTAGCGATCAAAGCCAAGCCATCGAATTACTCAAGGCCCGCCCGGAAATTGCCGATGTCGCCGTCACCGATGGCGAACTCAAAATCACTCTGACCGGCGCCAACATCGATCACAGCATCGTCGCCGATGTCCTGGTGCGCGGCGGGGCCAAACTCATCGAGTTGCGTGAGGATGAAATCGGCCTCGAAGAGGTCTTCCTGAGAGTCACCCGCGGCGAAACCCAGTGA
- a CDS encoding glycosyltransferase: MRILIATVTAGAGHLAAAAALDEAWRAARPEDVVEQIDLVKFFSPLHRKIVSDGYVKLVAHAPELWGMMFGKTDDPEVARRLNRLKRIFPSNSRAKFARHVEKFRPDIALCAHYLPLETLSELRRKKNGLRPLAVSVVTDFEAHALWMDACVDLYCVAAEHTKARLVARGAPAGDVVVTGIPISAKFSAKPDAKGARKAFGLRDDQPVLLVLSGGFGMGPVGEILKALDKVEALFQTVVVAGRNEELRRELAAQDRRHPTRVLGFASNMHELMAAADLIISKPGGLTTSEVLALGKPLFIINPIPGQEAANSDFLLERGAAAKANRVDDLPYRIEQLLGTKKLSEMGRAAKALGRPNAARDICKEAVLRRVVVAA; this comes from the coding sequence ATGCGTATTCTCATCGCGACGGTCACAGCCGGGGCAGGGCACTTGGCAGCGGCGGCGGCGTTGGATGAGGCCTGGCGCGCCGCGCGCCCGGAAGACGTGGTCGAGCAGATTGACCTGGTGAAGTTCTTTTCTCCGCTGCATCGCAAGATAGTTTCGGACGGGTATGTGAAGCTGGTTGCGCATGCGCCCGAGTTGTGGGGCATGATGTTCGGCAAAACCGACGACCCCGAGGTCGCTCGCCGGCTCAATCGGTTGAAGCGCATTTTTCCGAGCAATTCGCGGGCGAAGTTCGCGCGGCATGTCGAGAAGTTTAGGCCCGACATCGCGCTGTGCGCCCATTACCTGCCGCTCGAAACCTTGAGTGAATTGCGCCGGAAAAAGAATGGGCTGCGCCCGCTGGCGGTGAGCGTGGTCACCGATTTCGAGGCGCACGCGCTGTGGATGGACGCATGCGTCGATTTGTATTGTGTTGCGGCTGAACACACCAAAGCCCGGCTGGTGGCCCGAGGCGCGCCTGCCGGGGATGTCGTGGTGACGGGCATTCCCATCTCGGCCAAGTTCTCCGCCAAGCCGGATGCCAAAGGGGCGCGCAAAGCTTTTGGTCTTCGCGATGATCAGCCGGTGTTGCTGGTGTTGAGCGGCGGGTTTGGCATGGGACCGGTGGGGGAGATTCTTAAAGCGCTGGATAAAGTCGAGGCGTTGTTCCAAACGGTGGTCGTTGCGGGGCGCAATGAGGAATTGCGGCGTGAGCTGGCGGCGCAGGACCGCCGGCATCCGACGCGTGTGCTTGGTTTTGCTTCGAATATGCACGAACTCATGGCCGCTGCGGACCTCATCATTTCCAAACCCGGCGGGCTCACCACATCCGAGGTGCTGGCGTTGGGCAAGCCGCTGTTTATTATCAACCCCATCCCGGGGCAGGAGGCGGCCAACAGCGATTTCCTTCTCGAACGCGGCGCGGCGGCAAAGGCCAATCGCGTCGATGATTTGCCGTATCGCATCGAGCAGTTGCTGGGAACGAAGAAGCTCAGCGAGATGGGGCGCGCAGCCAAAGCCCTGGGTCGGCCAAATGCCGCGCGCGACATCTGCAAGGAAGCGGTCCTTAGGCGAGTTGTTGTTGCTGCGTAG
- the rpmJ gene encoding 50S ribosomal protein L36: MKVRASVKKLCENCKIVRRKGVIRVICTNARHKQRQG; encoded by the coding sequence ATGAAAGTTCGCGCATCCGTTAAGAAGCTTTGCGAGAATTGCAAAATTGTGCGCCGCAAAGGCGTCATCCGTGTCATTTGCACTAACGCCCGGCACAAGCAGCGCCAGGGCTGA
- the map gene encoding type I methionyl aminopeptidase, producing the protein MILIKSERDLEAMRPACAVASTVLNEVGAFIQPGVTTLQVDQFAAERMKHYGAKSAFLGYRKFPRHACISVNEQVVHGLAGQRQLSFGDIVSLDIGVVYNGFIGDTARTVPVGGCGILAQKLMDVTEKALYEGIAQAVPGNRVVDISSAIQKYVETNGFSVVREFVGHGVGRSMHEEPQVPNFVDGKSSPKLRPGMTIAIEPMVNAGLPAVKILNDGWTVVSQDGSLSAHFEHTVLITEAEPEILTWPEQMPSRLKV; encoded by the coding sequence ATGATCCTCATTAAGAGTGAACGGGATTTGGAAGCCATGCGCCCCGCCTGTGCTGTGGCCAGCACGGTGTTAAACGAGGTGGGCGCTTTCATTCAACCGGGTGTCACAACGCTACAGGTCGATCAGTTCGCTGCTGAGCGGATGAAGCATTATGGCGCCAAGAGCGCTTTCTTAGGTTACCGCAAGTTTCCCCGTCACGCGTGTATCTCGGTGAATGAACAGGTTGTGCATGGCTTGGCCGGACAACGGCAGTTGAGCTTTGGAGACATTGTCAGCCTGGACATCGGTGTCGTTTACAATGGATTTATTGGAGATACCGCTCGAACAGTGCCAGTGGGTGGATGTGGCATATTGGCGCAGAAACTGATGGACGTGACCGAAAAGGCCCTTTATGAGGGGATTGCGCAAGCCGTGCCTGGAAACCGTGTGGTGGATATTTCGAGCGCCATACAGAAGTATGTGGAAACCAACGGCTTCAGCGTAGTTCGCGAATTCGTCGGCCACGGCGTCGGTCGCTCGATGCACGAAGAACCGCAGGTGCCCAATTTCGTGGACGGCAAGTCCTCGCCGAAACTGCGGCCAGGGATGACCATAGCCATCGAACCGATGGTCAATGCGGGGCTGCCCGCGGTAAAAATATTGAATGATGGCTGGACAGTCGTCAGCCAAGATGGTTCATTATCCGCCCATTTTGAGCACACGGTGCTCATCACGGAGGCGGAACCGGAGATTCTGACATGGCCCGAACAGATGCCATCAAGGTTGAAGGTATAG
- a CDS encoding SGNH/GDSL hydrolase family protein, translated as MNMNQPNRPFTRRSFLKTSGAALGLAGVAGFPGESYAESAQAWPPAAHSLVRPGDIILFQGDSITDFGRSREHAQEANSQPALGTGYAWLVAAGLLVDHPQANLKIYNRGVSGNKVFQLADRWQADCLDLKPNLLSILIGVNDLWHTIDGKYNGTVEIYERDYRALLERTRKALPKLKLVICEPFVLRCGAVNDKWFPLFDEYRAAAARVARAYHATFIPFQAMFDQAVKYAPPERWSKDGVHPSNDGGALMAQNWLRAAAGKG; from the coding sequence ATGAACATGAACCAGCCCAACCGCCCGTTCACCCGGCGCAGCTTTCTCAAAACCTCAGGCGCCGCTCTGGGCCTGGCCGGCGTGGCCGGGTTTCCAGGGGAGTCTTACGCCGAGTCCGCCCAAGCCTGGCCCCCAGCCGCTCATTCCCTCGTGCGGCCCGGGGACATCATCCTGTTCCAAGGCGATTCGATCACGGATTTTGGCCGCAGCCGGGAACACGCCCAGGAAGCCAATAGCCAGCCCGCTTTGGGCACGGGCTATGCCTGGCTGGTGGCAGCGGGCTTGCTGGTCGATCATCCCCAAGCAAACCTCAAGATTTACAATCGCGGCGTCAGCGGCAATAAGGTCTTTCAACTCGCCGACCGCTGGCAGGCCGATTGCCTCGACCTCAAACCGAACCTGCTCAGCATCCTGATTGGAGTCAATGACCTCTGGCACACCATCGATGGAAAATACAACGGCACAGTCGAGATTTACGAACGCGATTACCGCGCCCTGCTCGAACGCACCCGCAAAGCCTTGCCCAAACTCAAGCTCGTCATTTGCGAGCCTTTTGTCCTCCGCTGCGGCGCCGTCAATGACAAGTGGTTTCCGCTGTTTGATGAATACCGCGCCGCAGCCGCGCGGGTGGCCCGGGCCTATCACGCCACGTTCATCCCGTTCCAGGCGATGTTCGACCAGGCCGTCAAATACGCCCCGCCCGAGCGCTGGTCCAAGGACGGCGTCCACCCCAGCAACGACGGCGGCGCGCTGATGGCCCAGAACTGGCTCCGCGCCGCCGCCGGCAAAGGATGA
- the rpsM gene encoding 30S ribosomal protein S13, whose translation MARIIGVEVPPNKRIDVALRYIYGIGTSNSKVILAKAKIDPAIRAKDLTEQQLSQIVHAIQDGKYIIEGDLRREIGMNLKRLQGIKSYRGIRHLRGLPVRGQRTQTNARTRKGPRKTVGVVRNPAAKTGIH comes from the coding sequence ATGGCTCGCATCATTGGAGTAGAGGTCCCGCCCAACAAGCGCATCGATGTCGCGTTGCGCTACATCTATGGCATCGGAACCAGCAACTCGAAGGTTATCCTGGCCAAGGCCAAAATCGACCCCGCAATCCGCGCCAAGGACCTCACGGAACAACAGCTCTCCCAAATCGTGCACGCGATTCAAGATGGCAAATATATCATCGAAGGCGACCTGCGCCGCGAGATCGGCATGAATCTAAAACGCCTCCAGGGCATCAAAAGTTACCGCGGCATCCGGCATCTGCGCGGTTTGCCCGTGCGCGGCCAGCGGACCCAAACCAATGCGCGCACCCGCAAAGGGCCGCGCAAAACAGTGGGAGTTGTTCGCAACCCTGCTGCCAAGACCGGTATCCACTAA
- the rpsD gene encoding 30S ribosomal protein S4, with protein sequence MARYTGPRVRISRRFGIPIFGPTKYLERRNYGPGVHGPKSRRKHTDYGLGLIEKQKLRYYYGLLERQFRGVYERALKRRGVTGEQMLQILETRLDNVCYHLGFANTRAAARQLVSHGHVRVNGRKVNIPSYGLKVNDTIDIKNSNAARQLATKNLEIAASRAVPDWLTLDKEALKGVVMRIPTRDEIQPIANEQAVVEFYSR encoded by the coding sequence ATGGCACGTTATACAGGTCCCCGCGTTCGAATTAGCCGCCGATTTGGCATCCCCATCTTCGGCCCGACCAAGTATCTCGAGCGCCGCAATTACGGCCCGGGAGTGCATGGGCCCAAGTCGCGCCGCAAACATACCGATTACGGCCTGGGCTTAATTGAGAAGCAGAAGCTGCGCTATTATTACGGGCTGCTGGAGCGGCAGTTTCGCGGGGTTTATGAACGGGCCCTCAAACGCCGCGGCGTCACCGGCGAGCAGATGCTCCAGATTCTCGAGACCCGCCTGGATAACGTTTGCTATCATCTGGGCTTTGCCAATACTCGGGCTGCAGCCCGCCAGTTGGTCTCTCACGGCCATGTCCGGGTCAACGGACGGAAGGTCAATATCCCTTCTTACGGCTTAAAGGTGAACGATACGATTGACATCAAGAATTCCAATGCCGCTCGTCAATTGGCCACAAAGAACCTCGAAATTGCCGCCAGCCGCGCTGTGCCCGATTGGCTGACGCTCGATAAGGAGGCCCTCAAAGGGGTGGTGATGCGTATCCCGACCCGCGACGAAATCCAACCTATCGCCAACGAGCAGGCTGTGGTAGAATTTTATTCCCGCTAG
- a CDS encoding MFS transporter: MPSPLTKASESGTPASPPLKSSGLTSYHWLVLGLAACGWLFDCMGQRVFVLSREPALRELLGSGATDALVKSWGGWATAVMMIGWATGGILFGSMSDRLGRVKTMMATLVAYTLFSGLTGLARTGSEFLAYRFLGGLGIGGMFGAATTLVAESIPSRVRALALGAMQALSAFGNILGSLMSVWIQPGQKDFYHGYAGWRFIFFAGAVPILLLAPIALLLHEPEPWLEAKRRAKESGDHSKRVGSIFDLFRHPVWRRNTLVGIALGLAGMAGLWGIGFFSPELISTALRGEPQRVVDVVRGCGLTLQDVGAFLGMLTFTLAATYAGRRIAFLGAFALCLVTTVFVFNNLRSGSDAYWMLPIMGFAQLSVFGGYSIYFPELFPTRLRGTGVSFCYNTVRYLAAAFPPMLMYLNGLLHEHHINEPFRRAATLLSLVFIVGMVALIWAPETKGKALPED; the protein is encoded by the coding sequence ATGCCTTCTCCGCTTACAAAGGCGTCAGAATCCGGCACGCCGGCTTCTCCGCCCTTAAAGTCTTCCGGGTTGACCTCCTATCACTGGCTCGTTCTGGGCCTGGCCGCCTGTGGCTGGCTCTTCGACTGCATGGGCCAGAGGGTGTTTGTGTTGTCGCGCGAGCCTGCCCTGAGAGAGTTGCTCGGCAGTGGCGCAACCGATGCCTTGGTCAAATCCTGGGGCGGCTGGGCAACGGCTGTCATGATGATCGGTTGGGCCACCGGTGGCATCCTTTTCGGCTCAATGAGCGATCGCTTGGGCCGAGTCAAAACCATGATGGCTACTCTGGTGGCCTACACCCTCTTTTCAGGTTTGACCGGCTTGGCCCGGACTGGCTCGGAATTCCTAGCTTACCGTTTTCTGGGTGGCCTGGGCATCGGCGGGATGTTCGGCGCCGCCACCACCCTCGTGGCTGAGAGCATTCCAAGCCGTGTCCGCGCCCTGGCCCTCGGCGCCATGCAAGCCCTCTCCGCTTTCGGCAATATTTTGGGTTCTCTCATGAGCGTCTGGATTCAACCTGGTCAGAAGGATTTTTATCACGGTTACGCGGGCTGGCGATTCATCTTTTTTGCCGGGGCCGTGCCGATCCTGTTGCTGGCGCCAATCGCACTGCTGCTGCACGAGCCGGAGCCCTGGCTGGAGGCCAAGCGCCGCGCCAAAGAGTCCGGAGACCATTCCAAGAGAGTAGGCTCGATCTTCGATCTCTTTCGCCACCCTGTGTGGCGCCGCAACACCCTGGTGGGCATCGCGCTGGGCCTGGCCGGCATGGCGGGCCTGTGGGGAATCGGTTTCTTCTCGCCGGAACTGATTTCAACAGCGCTCCGGGGCGAACCTCAACGAGTGGTGGATGTGGTGCGCGGATGTGGCTTGACATTGCAGGATGTCGGGGCCTTCCTCGGCATGCTCACCTTTACCTTGGCGGCTACCTACGCCGGACGGCGGATCGCCTTTCTCGGCGCCTTCGCCCTTTGCCTGGTCACGACGGTGTTCGTCTTTAACAACCTGCGTAGCGGAAGCGATGCCTACTGGATGCTCCCCATCATGGGCTTTGCCCAACTATCCGTGTTTGGAGGCTATTCGATTTATTTCCCGGAATTATTCCCGACCCGCCTGCGGGGCACCGGCGTGAGTTTCTGTTACAACACGGTGCGGTACCTGGCGGCGGCCTTTCCGCCGATGCTCATGTATCTCAATGGCCTGCTGCACGAGCATCACATCAACGAACCGTTCCGCCGCGCGGCGACGCTTCTTTCGCTGGTTTTCATTGTCGGCATGGTCGCGCTGATATGGGCGCCCGAGACCAAGGGGAAAGCCTTGCCGGAGGATTAG
- a CDS encoding phosphatase PAP2 family protein yields MIAEHYDSIWSKAASYGLASMVGYARLNSDYHWASDELAGAAIGTLVGHVVVHFSRNRWGVALQPVVGPNFQGGQFCFSF; encoded by the coding sequence GTGATTGCGGAACATTACGATTCGATTTGGAGCAAGGCGGCCTCCTACGGCCTGGCAAGCATGGTCGGTTACGCGCGGTTGAATAGCGATTACCATTGGGCCTCCGACGAGCTGGCGGGGGCGGCCATTGGGACTTTGGTGGGGCATGTCGTGGTGCATTTCAGCCGCAACCGCTGGGGGGTAGCGCTGCAGCCGGTGGTCGGCCCCAACTTCCAGGGCGGCCAATTCTGCTTCTCGTTTTGA
- the lnt gene encoding apolipoprotein N-acyltransferase has translation MPPQIPLFRSRYALAMLGGLVLTSAFPNIGVAGMAWIGPGILAGAALGKSGGERFRIGYAGALVHYLSILYWVLLIPYRWHGLPLAPAAGWLAMSGVLALFPATWVALVAAVHRGAPKAPSEPLAQSLFGTSDAQDLRGVLARGWARRMCWALGGAASWVAFEMVLARFLGGFPWNLLGVSQYRMAPLIQMSSITGVYGVSFLVAWGSLSLLSAALMVIRRPTARSVWVGEVLLPLLVVAVVFNLGTRHLRSQPAAEHALKVALVQPSIPQTVIWNASDDTNRFRHVLELSEAALTNRPDLLVWPESAVPEMIRYDQATFDAITGLAHRHHVWIILGSDDAEPRRNAVQREENYFNSSFLVSPEGQLRERYIKRNLVMFGEYVPFQHWLPFLKYFTPIQGGFTPGTRPVPFELRDLGVRTSVLICYEDTFPQLGRDSTGPDTDFLVNITNDGWFDEGAEQWQHATTALFRAVENHVPLLRCCNNGLTCWIDSDGRLRDIFRDDHGTIYGPGFMTIEVPLAPPGTARTLTFYTRNGDVFGWICVGICGLMILGRWARRG, from the coding sequence ATGCCGCCGCAAATTCCGTTGTTTCGCAGCCGTTACGCCCTGGCGATGCTGGGAGGATTGGTGCTGACGTCCGCCTTCCCCAACATCGGGGTTGCCGGCATGGCCTGGATCGGCCCTGGCATTCTCGCAGGCGCCGCGTTGGGCAAAAGCGGTGGTGAGCGGTTTCGGATTGGATATGCCGGGGCGCTGGTTCATTACCTGTCGATTCTTTATTGGGTGTTGTTAATCCCGTATCGCTGGCACGGGCTGCCTCTGGCGCCTGCGGCCGGATGGCTTGCAATGAGCGGTGTGTTGGCGTTGTTCCCGGCGACGTGGGTTGCGCTGGTAGCTGCAGTCCACCGGGGCGCGCCCAAGGCCCCTTCAGAACCGCTGGCCCAATCCCTTTTCGGGACCAGCGACGCACAGGACTTGCGAGGCGTCCTGGCGCGCGGTTGGGCGAGGCGCATGTGTTGGGCGCTTGGGGGCGCCGCCAGTTGGGTTGCGTTCGAGATGGTCCTGGCGCGGTTTCTTGGGGGATTTCCGTGGAACCTGCTTGGGGTGTCGCAGTACCGGATGGCGCCGCTCATTCAGATGTCGTCAATTACCGGGGTGTATGGTGTCTCCTTTCTGGTTGCCTGGGGTTCCCTCTCGCTGCTCTCGGCGGCGCTGATGGTCATCCGGCGGCCAACAGCGCGCTCGGTGTGGGTTGGCGAAGTGCTTCTGCCGCTGCTGGTGGTGGCGGTAGTGTTCAACCTGGGCACGCGGCATCTGCGCAGCCAGCCCGCCGCCGAGCACGCGCTGAAAGTGGCCCTGGTGCAGCCGAGCATTCCCCAAACGGTGATCTGGAATGCCAGCGACGACACGAACCGGTTTCGGCATGTCCTCGAGCTTTCTGAAGCGGCGCTGACCAACCGGCCCGACCTCCTCGTGTGGCCCGAGTCGGCGGTTCCTGAAATGATTCGTTATGATCAGGCCACCTTCGACGCCATCACCGGCCTGGCCCACCGGCATCATGTCTGGATCATTCTCGGGTCCGACGATGCCGAGCCGCGCCGGAACGCCGTGCAACGCGAGGAGAATTATTTTAACAGCAGCTTCCTGGTGAGCCCGGAGGGGCAACTGCGCGAGCGCTACATCAAACGGAACCTGGTGATGTTTGGCGAGTATGTGCCGTTTCAACATTGGCTGCCGTTCCTCAAGTATTTCACGCCTATCCAGGGCGGGTTTACGCCGGGGACTCGCCCCGTTCCTTTTGAGCTGCGCGACCTGGGCGTGAGGACGTCGGTGCTGATTTGTTATGAAGACACTTTCCCGCAGCTTGGGCGCGACAGCACGGGGCCGGACACGGATTTCCTGGTCAATATTACCAATGACGGCTGGTTCGACGAGGGGGCCGAGCAGTGGCAGCACGCAACGACGGCCCTGTTTCGCGCGGTTGAAAACCACGTGCCGCTGCTCCGTTGCTGCAACAACGGCCTGACCTGCTGGATTGATAGCGATGGCCGGCTGCGGGACATTTTTCGGGATGACCATGGGACGATTTACGGGCCGGGGTTCATGACGATCGAGGTGCCGCTGGCGCCGCCGGGGACGGCGCGCACCCTGACGTTCTATACCCGAAACGGGGACGTATTCGGCTGGATTTGTGTGGGGATATGCGGGTTGATGATTTTGGGGAGATGGGCGCGGAGGGGGTAG
- the rpsK gene encoding 30S ribosomal protein S11: MADEPKKKQTPKKEAKPEGADEKGAAKPAAEGQAPKAPKKAAAAAGASQETATPAAPGVEAPKAAEGAATPVAGAAPTAAELLADEMAGKKIVKAKGAKNILSGVANILATFNNTLVSITDMQGHVIGWSSAGRVGFKGSRKSTAYAAQQVAQDAARQAMAHGMKEIEVRVKGPGSGRESAIRALQAIGLEITTIKDVTPVPHNGCRPRKKRRV, encoded by the coding sequence ATGGCTGACGAACCCAAAAAGAAACAAACCCCAAAGAAGGAAGCGAAGCCCGAAGGCGCCGATGAAAAAGGCGCTGCCAAACCTGCGGCTGAAGGCCAGGCCCCTAAAGCGCCTAAAAAGGCCGCGGCTGCTGCCGGTGCTTCTCAGGAAACTGCCACGCCTGCTGCGCCGGGCGTTGAAGCCCCCAAAGCCGCAGAAGGTGCTGCGACGCCAGTTGCCGGGGCCGCCCCGACTGCGGCTGAGTTGCTCGCTGATGAAATGGCGGGGAAAAAGATCGTCAAGGCCAAAGGCGCTAAGAATATCCTCAGCGGGGTGGCCAATATCCTGGCCACATTCAATAATACGCTGGTCAGCATTACCGATATGCAAGGCCATGTCATCGGCTGGTCCAGCGCCGGGCGTGTCGGATTCAAGGGTTCACGCAAGAGCACCGCTTATGCTGCCCAGCAGGTGGCCCAGGACGCCGCCCGCCAGGCGATGGCTCACGGGATGAAGGAGATCGAGGTGCGGGTTAAAGGGCCGGGCTCGGGCCGTGAATCGGCCATTCGCGCTCTTCAGGCAATCGGGCTCGAAATCACCACCATCAAGGACGTGACTCCCGTTCCTCATAATGGCTGCCGCCCGCGCAAGAAGCGTCGGGTGTAG
- the rplQ gene encoding 50S ribosomal protein L17, with the protein MRHLKRTAKLGRTGQHRNAMLANLVCSLIKHKRVTTTLAKAKAARSVAEKMVTLGKKGTLHDRRLAAARLHQEDVVKILFNEIAPFQKERHGGYTRIVKLGQRQGDAGHLAILEWVDMPVTPAEPQESKPAEETKPVAETQPAQEGKAPAEAKEEPKQASATPASA; encoded by the coding sequence ATGCGACACCTAAAGCGAACCGCCAAGCTGGGCCGCACCGGCCAGCATCGCAACGCGATGCTTGCCAACCTGGTTTGCAGCCTCATCAAACATAAACGGGTCACCACCACTTTGGCCAAGGCCAAAGCAGCGCGCTCGGTGGCCGAAAAGATGGTCACCTTGGGCAAAAAGGGCACTCTGCATGACCGCCGCCTGGCTGCTGCACGATTGCACCAGGAGGACGTGGTCAAAATCCTCTTCAACGAAATCGCTCCGTTCCAAAAGGAGCGCCATGGCGGTTATACACGGATTGTGAAACTGGGCCAGCGCCAAGGCGATGCCGGGCATCTCGCTATCCTTGAATGGGTCGATATGCCCGTTACTCCCGCTGAGCCTCAGGAAAGCAAACCGGCGGAAGAAACCAAACCGGTAGCCGAAACCCAACCTGCGCAAGAGGGCAAAGCGCCTGCCGAGGCCAAGGAAGAACCAAAGCAGGCATCCGCCACCCCAGCTTCGGCCTGA
- the infA gene encoding translation initiation factor IF-1, translating into MARTDAIKVEGIVLEALPNRTYRVELANGHRLLAFVAGKARAGFVSLDAGDKVSLELSAYDLSHGRIVAETNQDYESSRIR; encoded by the coding sequence ATGGCCCGAACAGATGCCATCAAGGTTGAAGGTATAGTGTTGGAAGCTTTGCCCAACCGGACGTATCGAGTCGAGTTGGCCAATGGCCATCGGCTGCTTGCGTTTGTCGCCGGCAAGGCGCGAGCGGGCTTTGTCTCTTTGGACGCCGGCGACAAGGTCAGCTTGGAATTATCGGCTTATGATTTGTCGCATGGTCGAATAGTAGCAGAAACGAATCAAGATTATGAAAGTTCGCGCATCCGTTAA